atacgaattatttaatttgtatatatttttttaaataaaaaatatttactatcacaaattttttactattacaaaatttaatatatattaaataaatttttattttattttgaattaaattttgtaatagtaacccgaattaaataaaatatatttaatgcattaattCGGGTTaagtttacaaaaatatttaatacattaaattttgtaatagtaatccaaattaaatatacattaaattttataatgataacccaaattaaataaaaaaatatttaattcgtatatttttttaaaaataaaaattatttagtatcacaattttttttactattacaaaatttaatatatattaaataaatattttttattttgtaataataacctgaattaaatatgcattaaattttgtaatagtaaaatacaaaataatccaaaaatttaaaaaccaaaaaaacaaattaactcaCGAAAGAAGGTTCTCCCGCAATTGATTCCGCCAGATGGCACGGAAGAAGATTCTTAAGGTACTTCCGCAGTTCAAAATTGCGTTTTTTAAACAAGGGCAGTTTTGTCCTATCACATAATTGCTGAgtgcacctagcaactcccAGATATCGGGTGTCCCTTTTAATCATTCGACAAAATCTAGAgctaagaaattaattttaataattaagaaattatgaAGACCAACTGCGTGATTGGTTTGGCGTTTGACATTGTAGATTCACGTCTAGTAGAAACAACAAAATGGAAcctctgcatttttttttcttcatattttgatGCGAAAAAGTCTAAGGCACATCCAAAAAGTGTAAGCAAACAATCACCAAATGTGAGAACTAAAATTAGAAGTATCAAAATGCACATAGAACTTGCCATAAATTGAAACATTGCCATAAGAATACAACTGCAGCCAGTCTCCTGAATACAGTTAAGTTTTAATGTGCACACAGCAATGCATGCGTAAGCCAATCTTCCATGAAAACAATGCACAAACATGTGTATTTGGCAGCAACTATTGTATGTGGATTTGTCCCGCAGGAAGCCAAAATCACGCTTGATAGAAATTTGCATTATAGTCAGTTATCATGTTCAGAAAACAAATGCATACAGGACGAGTTTTACAGAGCAGCAAATAACTGCATCAAGAGTATTGCATCAGTTATACAAAATCAAGATTGCAATCCCAAATCCAATCACAAACTAAGCTTTGCCAATGGTGCAGGTTGCTACAGAGCTTAAATTTTTTGCCACGGTATGGtcacaagaaaagaaagaagtacaAAAAAGGCCACCGGAAGTATTATGGCAGAGAGTAAATTGCATGGTTTCTAGTTCTATGAAAAGCAAAAGAAACTAAGACAATGGGAGAAATTGTTATGAGGAATGTCATAATAAACAATATTCAGCATCATGTAATTGTAGCCGACTCAGCTAGTGAAATAAGACTTTTGTCGTTGTTGTAGCATGGTCAGAAGACAACACAGGCAATACAAGTCACATGACAAATAACACACCAttcatcttctttttattttattttattcaaactgctaaaattaacataaaccATACATACAGATTGTAAAACACCTCTTACAGAAAAGAATTCCCATTCATAGTTTCCTTCAAAGTCACGATACACCTAACTGaggtataaaaattttaatctcAGACAatgagcatatatatatatgagcttGAACAAATAACTGAACTTGCTTCATTTCTTCTGGGGACCAACATCAGGACCAACATCACGCGAGCCTGTGTTAATGTAAGGCCCTCGAAAAGTTGCTTGTGGTGAAAGTGGCTTTGTTGGGTCAATAACAGGTTTCTTTGATGAACtgaacaataacaataacattaAGAGTAAAATATCATATGCATTAACAGTGTAAAGAATTTTTCCGTATCTAATactaaatttgttaacttttacaataattatcttaaaagtcgtttacaaataatttttttatttattaacacTTAACAGTGTAAAATTTTGTAATCGAACAATGTATAGAAATGAAACTCTAAAAGAATGTAAACATTAACTTATGAGCTTCTAATTAGTGTGAACAAAATGCAATGAATAGTTGAGTAGACTTACGCCATGTAGAAGGGAAATGCCATGCCTGCTGCAGCGAAAGCAACTAAACCCGCAGCAACAATTAGATTGCGTGCTCGGGCCATAGATGCAGGTTAATCGATCTGATTGATATCAAATTGCAAAAGCAAACCCTAGATGAACTTCGAAGAATTAAAAGAACGAAATCATAGATTACACATATTCCATCAAAATTGGAGGATGCAAATGACTAAAGTATTccgaatcttttttttttcctcttcaagAATGTTGCAATTGCAACGCTACCACCCCAATCTGCAACCGAAATCGAAACTTACGAGCCCTAATTTCCGttcacagtttttttttttttctaattccaATTAGTGAAGAATGAAAATGGAGCGAGTTCATTCTTGTcttgagaaaacaaaaattggGCCCGGCCCGTCACGAGTTACCATATTTtccatgaattttttattttttattttgtccacAAACctccatgataaaaaaataaaaataaaaaaagtatgccCTTGTACGCTAATGAAATACTAGAAGtctttgtaattttattaattatttaattgggttttataatttaaattttttcatgaaatgcatttttctacaatgtatatatatatatatatatatatatatatatatatatattatacccTTGTATTCAAAGGAAAAAGTCGAACTCCaatctaaaaaaaactttacaatAACCCTTCATTTCACACACATTATTTAACTAACTAAACAAGATCCCTTAATAatacattaacttttgataactgttaaaactaatttaaatctCACGTTAAATATAGAGACTTTGGTAATCTATTAGCTTACCTTTTTCAAACTTAATTTAGATTGAAGttgatgttaaaaataaaagttatactTTTGcagttttaaaacttaaaattattttatataatatgatattatatttattgatataattaaatatactttaatttattatttatatttttttggaataaagaatattttattgcAAAAAACTGATCAATACAAAACCCGCCGATCAAAGATCCAGGCCCAAACTGACAAGAAAACCCAAAAAGACTAGAGATTCCTATTGCAATACATCATAAGTTTCCTATTGTTTTCAACTCTTCTAAGAATCACATTTTTTATGGTCTCCCAATGAAGCTTTTCTTTCCTACCACCTTGTAATATGATCCGATTTCTCACAAACCAAACCCTATAAACAGTTTCAGCCACAACCAACTTCATCAAacttcttttacaacctttgccTTTAGTATTTTCCACAATCCAACCAAGCTCCTCATCCCACATAGTAGGAGTGTGAACATACCCAACCCAACGCAGAATCTTCTCCCAAACTGGTTTGATTTCACAGCAACTAAAAAACAGATGTTGACATGTTTCAGTCATCTTACAGAAAACACACAAACCATCAATGGGCATGCCAAACCTGATCATTCTCTCTTTTGTTAACAACCGCTTATTACAAGCCAACCACAGAGTGAAAATTGCACAAGGTCTAGCATGGTTAcctataataatttttctccaTTCCACCTGCGGTTTAATACCTCTAATCACTTGGTACATTTTCCTCGTATTATACTTCCCAGCATCACACATCTCCTTCCAAACCGCAGACTGCGTAAGTAAATTTTTATACTTGAAAATAGCTTTCAACGTCCAAGAACAATTTTGCCCCGGCTGGAAGTTATctgcattattatttttcatataataaatgTGTATCCAATGAATCCACAACTTATCCTTTTTCTCCCAAATATTCCAAAGAAGTTTACCAATTGTAGCTTTATTCCAATCCTCAAGACCAATCAGATTCAGTCCACTTGCATTTTTTGGATCACAAGTATGATCCCAAGAAATAGGGGTTTTCCTACTGTTACTGCTCTTACCTGTCCAAAGAAAACTTCTACAAATCCCTTCAATATGCTTCACCACTTTCTTAGGCAAAGGAAAGATTTGGAGCCAATAATTTGCGATGGCAAATAACACGCTGTTAATTAATTGCACTCTGCCAGCATATGATAGCAGTTTGGCGCTCCAATGTTGAACTCTTTTCAACATCTTATCGATCAAAGGTTGACAATTACTAATAGTGAGCTTTTTGCTGTCAAGAGGAACACCAAGGTACTTAAAAGGCATTTTACCAACCAAAAAACCAGATTCCTGCTGCAATCTAACTTGAGTATCCTCATCCACCCCTCCAAAATAGATTTTACTCTTGGAATGACTTATCTGAAGACCTGTTGCTTCTGAAAACTCTTTCATTTTGTTCATCATCAGCTTCATTGATCCACGATCCCCTCTTTAGAAAATCAGAATATCGTCCGcaaaacacaaattaataattttcagcTTCTCACACTTAGGGTGGTAATTGAAGTTATGGTTTGAACCAAGGCCATGAAGCATTCTATGGAGGTATTCCATAACAAGAACAAAGAGGAGAGGAGAAATTGGATCACCTTGCCTCAACCCTCTTTGAGCTTTTAAAATACCCGTTGGAGCACCATTAAGGGAGAATCTATAGGAAACAGAATTAACACAAGCCATCACCTAGTCTATAAACTTCTGAGGAAATCCCAACTCCACCATAATATGCTGCATTGCTTGCCACTCAACCGTATCATAAGCCTTCTGAATATCCATTTGCACCAAGCATCTAGGAGACACATTTTTCCTACCATACCCTCTCACCAGCTCCTGAGCGAGAAGAATATTGTCCTGGATATTCCTACCAGGAATAAATGCTGATGAGTGTCTTCCACCACACTGTTTATCACAGCACTCAATCTACTAGTCAATGTCTTCGAGATcaccttatttattatttatatttcatttatatattggTATATATGATGTTAATAATgatatattatgttaaaatgttaaatttatcCGATCTCGTCTCATATATTTTGGGTCTTGATCGGgtttaatttgaattcaaaCAAATGACTCTGTAAAAAATTCAAGCCaagtaaatacaaaataaacttGTCCCAATTCATCTCTTATTCGCCCTCACTCTTAATGGTGAAGGGATCTAGGTTTGTTGTTGTAGCTAGATTAGTTGGATAAACTTATGAAAGggtgaaaaataatgaaaaaacaaGATCATTCATTCGACTCAGAGAGAGAAAACAatcatatttgattttaatcatatatatgTTTGTAAAACCCATCagaatttgtaattttcaatcaatttctagtaaagagaaagagtgttGCAAATATCTTTCATTTGACAAACTCATGAATGACTCCAAAAAACTATAGAACTGTtgtatttgagtttttttatcaactttttCACCATGTATGAATTTTTATCGGGCATCACAAAGATAGACCTAACCTATGGCGATCCACAAGACTAAGATATTTGGACACCTGCCAGATATCGATCAAGCATTTTTAACCTGATAACACTGAAATGGATCATTGCttcaaacatttcaaaatcaacaGAATTTGCAGGGGAACACCCGTTGGTGGAACACAAAGACTTGTAGACTACCTACCATCATCCAAATTGATGTAAAGCACACAATTGCCTCTAGGAGCGctgaagaaagaacaaaaattatttttccaacATTAATACAATTGCATAGTCTGGTTGGCATACCTGTAAAAAGACTACTATTTGCTTAcctataaagaaaaattacaaatgtcGCTGTGAAAAAGACTTTGTGATCACTAGAAAACACACATGCCTGAGCCATGGAATCATAGCAGAATTTAACCGAAAATGACTATTATATAATCCACCAAGCATATAAGAGTACACGAGAGGTACACCAATAAAAATCCATGACACATCATCATGtccacaaaacataaaaatgacaGTTGAAACCACATGAAAATTCTCCACAAAAAGAGAATTCCACGGCAGTAGGGTCTTCATAACATCCACCACATACCAACAAATTAAAACCTATATAACATTGTATCCCACTTTCAGATTTGCATAGAAAGTGTTCATTTGACAAGCATGCTTTGCTGGGCCTGGTTTTCCTGCTGCTGCTGATAATTCAACGGCCTCCTGAAAAGCATTATGTGTGGCTCAGGGCGATGAATTGCATAGTGAACCCAGCCACGGCTCTGCTGAACCCCAATAGCTCGCCACTCATTCTGtaacataaaaccaaaaccCAATACTTAGACCATttcaaatcaaaaacaaaaataacacttTCACCCAAAATTTGCACAAGAAAACCCTAAATCCATGAAATCACGTAGTCTCAACTTTCCACTAGGTAACATAGaccaaaattatgttttttgtatTCTCCTTTGTCGACAATCCTATCCTACTCAAGACATTGTCCCACACTAAATGTGAACACTTCTTTGGATTGGGATTGAAAACTCAAACGTTCAATAGTCAACAAATGATATATAGAACAAAATCATTGAAATAGAACCATCAACAGTAAACAAAATTTGAACAAATCTACGCACATTCATTCCTTGATTGAATAATATTCGTTTACCAATTAAACCCCCAAACAATTCAGTTGGTCATTTCATCAAAAGATCACTACACGCTGATAATTTCGATCATTTTTTTCAGGTCAGATTCTGCATAAAACgagtttttaattcaaaaaacaaaaaaaatcacaaacacTTATCAATCACGCACGAAGCACAAAAATTGAGGGGAAAGAGTGTTACTACTTACTTCGGAGAGAAGACGATTCTTGGGAAGCAGTTTTGCGACTTCAGGAGGAAGAACCACATGTCTGAACAACAAaccaatacaaataaataaaatcaataaaccTAAATTAATCGCAGAGAAAACGAAGGAAAATGGAACCGTGCGTGTACCTATATTCATAAGTGTCATCGAAGTACTTCTCGGAGTACTGGATCTGACCCATCGTCGAAAACTAGGGTTTGTGAATTCGCTCGATTCAATTTGCTAATAGAGCAaacaaaaattttgaattaaaataatcgAATAATCGGAAATGAATATTCGgcgtaaagagagagagagagatgctAATTACCTGAGAAATGAGAATTGAGAGTGAAATAGTAAAGTGAGGAACGGAGAAAGAAGGAACGTATAGATTGTTCTCTGGATTTGAAATAGGAAGGGTGAAATCGTAAATTCGTATTTATACTCATATTTTGTGGggtatgtgttttttttctttcttattgatttttctggtacaatttttttaaaaaaaaattaacggcttgatttttagcgtttcaaaTTTTGGATTTTCCCGCTTCGCAATCGAATTTTCTACACACTGAGGCGGCGTCGATAAATCAAAAAAGTGAACGTGGGTGAATCACACACCCCAACCTGTATTTTGCTAAACCTTATGACATGACATGAGtttaattgaatatttgaattccattatattatgagtttaataaggatcaatttaaaatttaatttaattggaaaaaaaaatcttgttgaACACAAGCAATGTAACAATATGTACACCCCTTGcattattctttaatttgttattaacaaaattcatgttaaaaagagtattctaacaaaaatttctttcatttttttaatattatttatttgtttgcttattttaatttaatttccacaatctttttatgttattttttctaaaattaattaataaaaggaagatttaaaaaatatttattgaattatgaaatatatttttgtcaaataaaccttataaacaattaaattcatataataagtattaattatgaaaagaaataagcaattaattaataaaataatcatgacagttaatagaaaatttgaattttttttatcaaaacttgctcgtattatttcattaataatcAAACAAGCAATACAAGATGGTGTGTTTGTAAAAAAGTGGGACAACCATGATCAGTAGATACCCATGCCAAAGAATAAGCAATCATATTGATTTGTCTCCTAACAAAATTAATGCAAAAGTTTTAATAAAAGGATAATTCGAGAGCTGCTAAGTATTACAATAACATAACAGTTATTACGAAAATCATTagtgataaattattatcaaaatcaCTTTTATTAAGTGTATTAGTAGTTATAatgaaaaacacaaatattaaaatatagtcataaaaaatgaaaaggttaAGTTCAAAAACTGAAAGAACCaactatcatttttattttttttaacacttacTAGAACTTTCcttataactaatattttttaaacaattaaaggaAGGTGAGTGCAATGTATAAGGAGAGTTTGTatgatagttttaaaataattatggagGTTAgcatagagataaaaaaaacaaaaaaatgtataattttactAAATCTTCAgagtgattaatataatttataaaaataataataaattcataaaGGCAACAATAGTCAAAAGATAAAGTCCATGTTTGGACCTATGACCATTTCCTCTAAAAACACACCATCTTTTAACTAATTGGCATtctttaaaaagattaattaatttaattaattacattaaatttgtaaattattaatgttatttttttaaaagttatcctTAAAATTATTGGGACCCACACAAATGGGAGGAGAATTAAGATTTGGAGAAGGAATTGAGAGATTTGAGAATTGTATTTAGAATGGAACTAAGGAAGTGAATACTAAGATTTGAGGCAATGAAAGGTCAGTTACCTTGAAGAAGGCAAATAAagcatttttgtttttacttgtCCAATGCCTAAATTAATCCTACCATCGACAAAccttgtatttttattctctttttcccttctcctttatctttttgctttctcgtgttttgtgttttttttttcaccccattttttaaattaaaattatgtgccttgtccataaaaaaaaaacccagagATTTTTAATGAGATGTTTCAATTATTGCATGATATTAATGAGTTTCTTTTTGATAAACGAAGATAACAATTAGAAATAGATGAAAGTTTCACATGGGGAAAGGAAAATAACATACACGCATAATATTAatcagtaaaaataaaaacttaaattaataaatatatatatatatatatatatatatatatatatatatatgtgtgtgtgtgtgttttctaataaatataatattaataaaaaaatttaaaagtttaaatttttttgtattcttcatttaaaaaattacattatttatcaaaatcatttaaaaaatatttttttaaagttatattaatattattattataaaagttaataaatttactgTATATAACAATCTGTTATTAAATGATTAGGGATGTTTTTAGTTCAATTTGGATTGATTTTGAACTAAAAAGTCATccaatttaaagattaaaacagTTTTTGCTTTTTTGATTTGGATTACTTTCTTGATAAAAATCGATCCAATCTTTATAAATACtagttattt
Above is a window of Glycine soja cultivar W05 chromosome 12, ASM419377v2, whole genome shotgun sequence DNA encoding:
- the LOC114378658 gene encoding uncharacterized protein LOC114378658, coding for MARARNLIVAAGLVAFAAAGMAFPFYMASSKKPVIDPTKPLSPQATFRGPYINTGSRDVGPDVGPQKK
- the LOC114378508 gene encoding cyclin-dependent kinases regulatory subunit 1: MGQIQYSEKYFDDTYEYRHVVLPPEVAKLLPKNRLLSENEWRAIGVQQSRGWVHYAIHRPEPHIMLFRRPLNYQQQQENQAQQSMLVK